The Candidatus Methylomirabilota bacterium genomic sequence CGGGTTCGGCAAGATCATCGCCTGGGCCGGCGACCTCTTCCCCTGGCAGATCGCGACGATCTTCTACTCGCCCCGGCTCGCCGCCGATCGGGCGCGGGCCGTGAGCTTCATGAAGGGCTACGTGAAGGCCTCGCGCTACTACCACGACGCCGTCCTCGTCCGTCAGGACGGGCGCCCGCGGCCCGGCGCGAACTACGACGAGGTGGTGGCCATCACGGCGAAGTACACGGGAGCCAAGCCCGAAATCATCAAGCTGGGCTTCCCCTACCAGGATCGGAACGGTCGGCTGCTGGTCTCCGACATCGAGACGCAGATGACCTGGTGGGTGAAGCACGGCTTCATGAAGTCCATGATCCCCCTGCGGGACATCGTCAACACCAGCTTCGTCGAGGCGGCGGCGCGCGAGTTGTCCGAGTGAGGATCGCCAAGGTCCTCGTCGCCAACCGCGGCGAGATCGCCGTGCGCGTCA encodes the following:
- a CDS encoding ABC transporter substrate-binding protein, translating into GFGKIIAWAGDLFPWQIATIFYSPRLAADRARAVSFMKGYVKASRYYHDAVLVRQDGRPRPGANYDEVVAITAKYTGAKPEIIKLGFPYQDRNGRLLVSDIETQMTWWVKHGFMKSMIPLRDIVNTSFVEAAARELSE